Proteins from a genomic interval of Oncorhynchus clarkii lewisi isolate Uvic-CL-2024 chromosome 13, UVic_Ocla_1.0, whole genome shotgun sequence:
- the LOC139423730 gene encoding epsin-3-like, giving the protein MTTSALRRQVKNIVHNYSEAEIKVREATSNDPWGPSSSLMSEIADLTFNVVAFAEVMGMVWKRLNDHGKNWRHVYKALTLLDYLIKTGSERVAQQCRENAFTIQTLRDFQYMDRDGRDQGGNVREKARQLVSLLRDEERLRLERSQALTTKERMTAGTGTGGGGGGGGGTGGGGGGGTGGGGGTGHGVVPPAYQPGRRTSQPNMAAHYGEEFIRSRGSPSSFNSSSSSPHEASDLEQARPQTSGEEELQLQLALAMSREESEKLAPPPPIAMETDDTQLQIALSLSKEEHEQCLHGNCVDDVTMPPLQDQRCLQGDESFLQRALDENRRDSHTGTGESAILNLVDIFSPSEAPPPTDDLWDAQPAVTSDPWDSVAVHSNTPVIGSPWATRPFSSSPANPWAPSRSPTWEAPPTSSSSPVNHGWESPHPLTGDGTDRTDPFSVREEEECKGEEGPPQPGSPTGPDLFGERVLSPEVNGRGGGSPEMFDLSRLAPPQGYAAPRMCRTPEAFLGPTGASLVNLDALIPPNPPSRTHNNPFFLGLSVPSPTNPFHCDQPRLTLNQMLRPCSTSPLPPHTLPYSPSLPLPLPHHTQPSPGLLDLPSNLPHPLLPLSPAPAHRVPPQSHTHSHNPFL; this is encoded by the exons ATGACGACCTCAGCGTTGCGTCGCCAGGTGAAGAACATCGTTCACAACTACTCTGAGGCAGAGATCAAG GTGCGCGAGGCGACGTCCAACGACCCGTGGGGCCCCTCCTCCTCGCTGATGTCAGAGATCGCTGACCTCACCTTTAACGTGGTGGCGTTTGCTGAGGTCATGGGCATGGTCTGGAAACGCCTCAACGACCACGGGAAGAACTGGAGACACGTCTACAAG GCCCTGACGCTGCTCGACTACTTGATCAAGACCGGCTCAGAGAGAGTGGCTCAGCAGTGCCGCGAGAACGCATTCACCATACAG ACGCTGCGGGACTTCCAGTACATGGACCGGGACGGCCGGGACCAGGGGGGCAACGTGAGGGAGAAGGCCCGCCAGCTGGTGTCTCTACTCAGGGACGAGGAACGGCTCAGACTGGAGAGGAGCCAGGCGTTGACCACTAAAGAACGCATGACGGCTGGAACAGGgacggggggaggaggaggaggaggaggagggacggggggaggaggaggaggagggacggggggaggaggagggacggGACATGGAGTGGTACCTCCAGCGTACCAACCAGGGCGAAGGACCAGCCAGCCAAATATGGCAGCTCACTACGGGGAAGAGTTCATCCGCTCCCGGGGCTCGCCCTCCTCCTTTAACT cctcttcatcctctcctcaTGAAGCGTCTGATCTAGAACAGGCCCGCCCCCAGACCAGCGGAGAGGAGGAGCTACAGTTACAGCTGGCCCTGGCCATgagcagagaggagagtgagaag CTGGCCCCACCTCCTCCCATTGCTATGGAGACAGATGACACACAGCTCCAGATAGCTCTGAGCCTTAGCAAAGAGGAGCACGagcag TGTCTCCATGGAAACTGTGTTGATGATGTCACCATGCCGCCTCTGCAGGACCAGCGGTGTCTCCAAGGAGACGAGTCGTTTTTGCAGAGAGCCCTGGACGAGAACAGAAGGGACAGTCACACAGGGACAGGGGAG TCCGCCATTTTGAATCTGGTGGATATCTTCAGCCCCTCTGAGGCTCCGCCCCCAACTGACGACCTCTGGGACGCCCAGCCTgctgtgacctctgacccctgggaCTCTGTGG CAGTCCACTCCAACACTCCTGTGATTGGTAGTCCCTGGGCGACCCGCCCCTTCTCCAGCAGCCCAGCCAATCCTTGGGCTCCGTCACGCTCTCCCACCTGGGAAGCTCCACCCACATCATCATCCAGCCCTGTCAATCACGGCTGGGAGAGCCCGCACCCTCTTACAGGGGACGGTACTGATAGGACGGATCCCTTCTCtgtcagggaggaggaggagtgtaaAGGAGAAGAGGGACCACCTCAACCTGGCAGTCCtactg GCCCAGACCTGTTTGGGGAGCGTGTCCTGTCCCCCGAGGTAAACGGGCGAGGGGGGGGCAGTCCGGAGATGTTTGACCTGTCCCGTCTCGCCCCCCCCCAGGGCTACGCGGCCCCCCGGATGTGTCGCACCCCAGAAGCCTTCCTGGGACCTACGGGGGCGTCGCTCGTCAACCTGGACGCACTCATCCCCCCTAATCCTCCTAGCAGGACCCACAACAACCCCTTCTTCTTAG gtctgaGTGTTCCCTCTCCCACCAACCCATTCCACTGTGACCAGCCCCGTCTCACACTCAACCAGATGCTCCGTCCCTGTTCCACCTCCCCACTCCCCCCTCACACCCTCCCCTAcagcccttctctccccctccctctcccacaccACACCCAGCCCTCCCCCGGCCTCCTGGACCTCCCCTCTAACCtgccccatcccctcctccccctctcccccgccCCAGCCCACCGCGTCCCGCcccaatctcacacacacagccacaaccCGTTCCTCTGA